TTTTTTCATATTTCAGGTAAAACAGGGCATATGCCTGGTTTTTCTTGATGTTCTGGTGAGGTTGGTGGGGGTGTGAATATGGAGGTTATGCCCGTGAGTGCCGGAGCAACTAGAAATATATTTGTTATGTTATAAAATATAAAACAACCCATTTATATCTTCAATCCCCCCAGCCTCTCTTCCTGCACTGAAGTATGCGCCCGCTCCCCTGTGTCAGGTAGCCTGGCTGGGCTGGATGGACAGCGGCTGTGTAATCAATCAGATCATAAACTTAAATCAGAGAAAACAATGAAGTTAAATTATATTGAGATAATATATCAACAAATCGGTGGATATTATGAGAACATTTCTGATTTCTATTCAAAAAGAAGATAAATTCTTTATTGCAAGATGTCCTGAACTTGGAGTAACCTCTCAAGGAGAAAGCCTAGAAGAAGCACATGCGAACATCAAAGAAGCTATAGAACTTTATATTGAAAGTTTTGGAACAGAAGACCTGCCACTTGAAACATCAAGACCATTCTGGACCACGGTAGAAGTTGTACATGCCTAAATTACCAGTCCTATCTGGAAACAAACTTGTGACGGCTTTAAAAAAAGCGGGTTTTGTCGAAGTACGCCAAAGAGGAAGTCATATTTCGATGCAGAAAGTAACGCTTGAAAAAACATTTAAAACGATTGTTCCTTTGCATAAAGAGGTAGCAAAAGGGACTTTGCTAGATATTCTTCATCAAACTGGATTAAGTAAAGATGATTTACTTGAATTGCTTGAATGAAAATATGCCCCTTCTTATTGTTCCCCACATAGTGCCTGAGCATCTCACTGGTATTACCGGTCAGCTTCATGGTCTTGGGCGCACCCGGGATGTGACGCCCGGTCCAGCGGTTGTACTTGCCCTTGGTCTTCGGGAAGGTGATCTCGCCAGTATTGCGGTTCCACAGTTCAATCCAGGACTCCAGGACCTCCCTGGGTCGGGTGGTGGTCTCGTAGATCATTCTGAAGAAGAGCTTTTCCCGTAAGGGGATCTGGGGAGAGGTGCACATGGCTTTGCATTCGTCTTTGTTCATGCCCCTGTCCAGCAGTACAATTTCCTGTTTTAGCGGTACTTCTCCCCCGTCCTCTCATAGTGGTCCACCAATACCCACGGTACGCGAGAGTTTGGATAAAGAAGTTGTGCCGGGAAGTGCTGCCACCACTGTTAAAATATTATTATAAATAAATTTAAAACCCATAACAACCATTATCTGCGTTCATCTGTGTTCATCTGCGGTTATTCTTGAAATGATCCAATACACTTTCATTTCTTCACTCTCTGCAGCCTCCATTCCTGCACCTGCCACCCCTCTTTTTGTACTGATAACTGGGCCCGCTCCCTGCGATCATCGTGGTCGGGGAGGTGGAGGACCGCGGGTGGTGTGCGGGAGTGAAGATAGGATGTTATGCCGGGAAGTGCTGGAGCTACTTGAAATATATTATTCATGTTATAAAATTACACCGGTTTTTGATCGCATCTTATGGTGATAAGAAAAATATTAATATTTATGTAACAATACTCTCTTATAACAAGATTATGATTACACAAAAAATAACATTAGGGGCAAATGAACTAAAGCTGTTGTTTACAGTGGAAGAGGAAAATAGATCTATCTTTACCATAAACGATGCAAAGCGGATTCTTGGAACCTCTCCTCCTTCAGTCTGGAATGTGATTTACCGCTTAAAGAAAAAGGGAAGGATCGAAGAGATAGAAAAAGGGAAATATCTGCTCATACCTGCAAGAGCCGGCTATGAAGGATCCTGGGTTGAAGTGCCATATCTTATCGTTCCACATATAATAGATACGTATTACATTGGTTTTT
This genomic window from Methanosarcinales archaeon contains:
- a CDS encoding type II toxin-antitoxin system HicB family antitoxin, with product MRTFLISIQKEDKFFIARCPELGVTSQGESLEEAHANIKEAIELYIESFGTEDLPLETSRPFWTTVEVVHA
- a CDS encoding type II toxin-antitoxin system HicA family toxin — protein: MPKLPVLSGNKLVTALKKAGFVEVRQRGSHISMQKVTLEKTFKTIVPLHKEVAKGTLLDILHQTGLSKDDLLELLE